The Actinomycetes bacterium genome has a segment encoding these proteins:
- a CDS encoding acyl-CoA dehydrogenase family protein, whose amino-acid sequence MATKPSTETHSVLNQVPALPERNLYDQDTPLQAAVAQHSESQHTDRLKDLGAWAGRPTSREIGLEANRDVPRLRSHDRYGHRIDEVDFHPAWHELMAQAVSWGLHADPWHGNTPGAHVARAAGFIMQTQVEPGHMCPISMTYAAVPALRTDPGIAAEWVPGLSARSYDFGLRAPQTKAGLIAGMAMTEKQGGSDVRANTTTAQALGEDGTYLLTGHKWFCSAPMSDVFLVLAQAPGGVTCFVVPRVLPDDTRNTFQIQRLKDKLGNRSNASSEIELADTVGIRLGEEGRGVRTIVDMVSATRLDCVLGATGLIRGAVTQAAWHTRHREAFGSTLLDKPLMRNVIADLALEAEAATALAIRLAAAVEAAEAGDESAALLRRIALPAAKFWTTKRSIAVTAEALECLGGNGYAEESGMPLLFREAPVNSVWEGSGNVNALDLLRAMAKEPGTVDALLTELGAATGSSHYYDTALKELLNDLSDLSDLEYRARRLSSRIAVLLQAAQLIRYAPDAVADAFAVSRLGRDEAGQFGTLPPGLDIDAIIDRAMPLA is encoded by the coding sequence GTGGCTACCAAACCATCTACCGAAACGCACTCAGTTCTTAATCAAGTACCTGCGCTGCCAGAGCGCAACTTGTACGACCAAGACACGCCGCTACAAGCGGCAGTTGCGCAGCACAGCGAGTCACAACATACGGATCGACTGAAGGACTTGGGGGCTTGGGCTGGTCGGCCAACGAGCCGAGAAATCGGCCTGGAAGCTAATCGTGACGTACCCAGACTGCGCAGCCACGACCGCTACGGTCACCGCATCGATGAAGTGGATTTCCACCCCGCATGGCATGAACTGATGGCTCAGGCCGTGAGTTGGGGGCTTCATGCGGACCCTTGGCATGGCAATACGCCGGGGGCACACGTGGCCCGAGCCGCTGGTTTCATCATGCAAACCCAGGTCGAACCCGGACACATGTGCCCGATCTCGATGACCTACGCGGCAGTTCCGGCACTTCGCACTGATCCCGGCATCGCAGCCGAGTGGGTTCCAGGACTGAGCGCCCGCAGTTACGACTTTGGCCTGCGAGCACCGCAGACCAAGGCCGGCCTCATTGCCGGCATGGCGATGACGGAGAAACAAGGTGGGTCCGATGTTCGGGCTAATACCACCACTGCGCAAGCCCTGGGTGAGGACGGCACCTACCTGCTCACCGGCCACAAATGGTTTTGCTCGGCTCCCATGAGTGATGTCTTCCTCGTTCTGGCGCAAGCCCCTGGCGGAGTCACCTGCTTCGTCGTGCCGCGAGTGCTGCCGGATGACACCCGCAACACCTTCCAGATTCAGCGGCTGAAGGACAAACTCGGTAACCGCTCAAACGCCAGCAGCGAGATTGAGCTCGCGGACACAGTGGGGATTCGATTGGGTGAGGAAGGCCGAGGAGTCCGAACCATCGTCGATATGGTGTCGGCCACCCGACTGGACTGTGTGCTTGGCGCAACTGGTTTGATACGAGGCGCAGTCACCCAAGCTGCTTGGCACACCCGACACCGCGAAGCATTCGGCTCAACCTTGCTCGACAAGCCCCTGATGCGTAACGTGATCGCTGATCTCGCGTTGGAGGCAGAAGCCGCCACCGCGCTCGCGATCCGACTTGCGGCCGCTGTCGAGGCTGCTGAGGCTGGCGATGAGAGTGCCGCGCTGCTGCGCCGGATCGCGCTGCCGGCCGCAAAGTTCTGGACTACGAAGCGCAGCATCGCCGTGACTGCCGAAGCCTTGGAGTGCCTGGGTGGCAACGGCTATGCCGAAGAGTCAGGTATGCCGCTGTTGTTCCGAGAGGCACCCGTCAACTCAGTCTGGGAGGGGTCCGGCAATGTTAACGCCCTCGATCTCCTGCGGGCCATGGCCAAAGAACCGGGCACGGTAGATGCGCTGTTGACCGAACTCGGCGCGGCCACTGGCAGTTCCCACTACTACGACACCGCGCTAAAGGAACTACTGAATGATCTATCGGATCTGTCCGATTTGGAATACCGCGCCCGCCGGCTTAGCAGTCGCATCGCGGTGCTGTTGCAGGCTGCCCAACTAATCCGCTACGCCCCCGACGCCGTAGCGGATGCTTTCGCGGTGAGCCGTCTCGGCCGCGACGAAGCCGGACAGTTCGGCACATTACCTCCGGGTCTGGACATCGACGCGATCATTGACCGAGCGATGCCGCTGGCCTGA
- a CDS encoding aminotransferase class IV gives MLAWCNGRLVDESEPVATALDHGLTVGDGVFETLKVIDGVPFALRRHLDRLNRSAAGLGLAAPDQDLVRVGIAEVLAANQDELGDLGRLRVTYTSGPGPLGSDRGPGPRLLAVAVTAASPWPASTAVAVSPWPRNERSPLAGLKTTSYAENAVALDWAKQRGGSEAVLANLSGDLCEGTGSNIFVVADGRVLTPPLDSGCLAGITRELLLEWTDAVEERLPMDVLSTAEEIFLVSSTRDVQPVHQVDDRELVPGPATQRIAKIFSQRSTDRDP, from the coding sequence GTGTTGGCCTGGTGCAACGGCAGACTCGTTGATGAGAGTGAGCCGGTTGCCACCGCCCTCGATCACGGTCTGACGGTGGGGGACGGGGTTTTTGAAACACTGAAAGTCATTGATGGCGTCCCGTTCGCGCTACGGCGTCACCTAGACCGGCTAAACCGTTCCGCTGCGGGGCTGGGTCTGGCGGCTCCTGATCAGGATCTGGTCCGGGTAGGGATTGCCGAGGTCCTGGCTGCAAATCAAGACGAGCTCGGTGATCTGGGGCGGCTGCGGGTCACCTACACCTCTGGGCCGGGTCCGTTGGGAAGTGATCGCGGTCCCGGACCTAGACTTCTGGCTGTCGCAGTGACAGCGGCATCGCCGTGGCCAGCGTCGACGGCGGTGGCGGTGTCACCCTGGCCGCGCAATGAGCGTTCACCGCTGGCTGGCTTGAAGACAACCAGTTACGCCGAGAACGCGGTAGCGCTTGACTGGGCGAAACAGCGAGGTGGCTCCGAAGCGGTCCTGGCCAACTTGTCCGGCGATCTGTGCGAGGGCACTGGCAGCAACATCTTTGTCGTGGCAGACGGTCGAGTTTTGACCCCACCGCTGGACTCAGGTTGCCTCGCAGGAATCACGCGCGAACTGCTCCTGGAGTGGACGGATGCAGTGGAGGAACGCCTGCCTATGGATGTGCTGTCGACGGCCGAGGAGATCTTCTTGGTGTCCTCCACCAGAGATGTGCAACCGGTGCATCAAGTTGACGACCGCGAACTAGTCCCTGGGCCCGCCACGCAGCGAATCGCCAAGATTTTCTCCCAGCGCTCGACGGATCGTGATCCCTGA
- a CDS encoding SsgA family sporulation/cell division regulator, producing MEPMNVVPTVEHDIHMQVVIADGNRVALPATLTYRAEDPFAVTATFRTADNEISWVFARELLRDGLRDIAGHGDIVVRPGHPSRGARVSLTLNSPSGSAVIEGSREQIGDFVAEMYRAVPEDAEWMYLDLDRTIEDLLEAS from the coding sequence ATGGAACCGATGAACGTTGTACCGACGGTTGAGCACGACATTCACATGCAGGTGGTCATTGCCGATGGCAATCGCGTGGCTCTGCCCGCTACGTTGACTTATCGCGCTGAGGACCCGTTTGCGGTCACCGCTACCTTCCGTACCGCTGATAATGAAATCTCTTGGGTGTTCGCTCGAGAGTTGCTGCGGGACGGTCTGCGCGACATCGCCGGACATGGCGACATTGTGGTTCGCCCCGGACACCCCTCACGAGGGGCACGGGTGTCGCTGACCTTGAACTCTCCCAGCGGCTCCGCCGTTATCGAAGGGTCGCGGGAGCAGATCGGTGACTTTGTGGCCGAGATGTACCGCGCGGTACCGGAAGACGCCGAGTGGATGTACTTGGACCTAGATCGCACCATCGAGGATCTACTGGAAGCCTCCTGA
- a CDS encoding pentapeptide repeat-containing protein produces MLLRVVVAGGLAAGVLLAPGAVSASPPAEIGKKQKTCVVESEADCAGVDAKWVLEHHGNLSKSNFSNAKLHGADLRGVNLSKAKLKKTSLKYAELHEAKLSKTNMRAAKLKYATMIGANLDRANLGPVKGKKKTKNGGAVRGVQCRPNCQGANLVGVNLVGSSLSETNLTGANLTGAFLANANAFETNFTDANLTRTNWSATVCASDTGGAPSDCTNLDGTQPATVIDSNFTRANLTDANLHGTFVRPNMTSANLTRATLTGGSNWTLTDANMTSANLSYAYFSGDMTRASMSSANLTGTGLPNMDLTDADLSYAVMKKGNFSDTNMTGTNLLQVQGDNANFSGSNLTGANFKQASFYQGNFSGANLANAYMMGTTMGSANFTNATFKGAKLYATSFFGADFTGADLSGAEVDAAGFTNAKFCKTTMPNGTVKNDDC; encoded by the coding sequence ATGTTGCTGCGGGTCGTTGTCGCTGGTGGATTGGCTGCGGGAGTTTTGTTGGCTCCGGGAGCGGTTTCGGCTAGCCCGCCAGCAGAGATCGGCAAGAAGCAGAAGACGTGTGTGGTGGAATCCGAGGCAGACTGCGCCGGTGTCGACGCTAAGTGGGTGCTGGAACACCACGGGAATCTGTCGAAGTCGAACTTCAGCAATGCGAAACTTCATGGAGCTGATCTGCGGGGAGTGAATCTCAGCAAAGCCAAGTTGAAGAAGACCAGTCTCAAGTACGCCGAATTGCATGAGGCCAAACTCAGCAAGACCAACATGCGGGCAGCCAAGTTGAAGTACGCCACGATGATTGGCGCGAACCTGGACAGGGCCAATCTGGGCCCGGTCAAGGGGAAGAAAAAGACCAAGAACGGTGGGGCGGTGCGCGGAGTCCAATGTCGTCCCAACTGCCAAGGAGCCAACCTGGTAGGCGTCAACCTGGTGGGCTCGAGCCTGTCTGAAACGAACCTGACCGGGGCCAATCTCACCGGTGCGTTCCTAGCGAATGCCAACGCATTCGAGACCAATTTCACCGACGCGAACCTAACCCGGACGAACTGGTCAGCGACAGTCTGTGCGTCTGACACCGGGGGGGCTCCGAGCGACTGCACCAACCTTGACGGAACGCAGCCTGCCACGGTGATTGACTCCAACTTCACCCGGGCAAACCTGACCGATGCGAATCTGCACGGTACCTTCGTGCGCCCAAATATGACGTCGGCAAACCTCACCAGGGCCACCCTTACCGGCGGATCGAACTGGACCCTCACGGACGCCAACATGACAAGTGCGAACTTGTCTTACGCATATTTCAGCGGGGATATGACTCGAGCCTCGATGTCCAGCGCCAATCTGACCGGGACGGGACTGCCCAACATGGATCTCACTGATGCAGATCTGTCGTATGCGGTCATGAAGAAGGGCAACTTCTCCGATACAAATATGACCGGGACCAACCTGTTGCAAGTACAAGGCGACAACGCCAACTTCTCCGGCAGCAACCTGACCGGCGCAAACTTCAAACAAGCGTCGTTCTATCAAGGGAACTTCAGTGGCGCCAATCTGGCCAACGCCTACATGATGGGCACCACTATGGGGTCAGCCAACTTCACTAATGCGACTTTCAAGGGCGCGAAGTTGTACGCCACGAGTTTCTTTGGTGCCGACTTCACTGGCGCGGATCTTTCTGGGGCCGAAGTAGATGCCGCTGGTTTCACTAACGCGAAATTCTGCAAAACGACCATGCCGAACGGCACCGTCAAGAATGACGACTGCTGA
- a CDS encoding YihY/virulence factor BrkB family protein — protein sequence MSSASGFMTGWRRTRERVRQWPLSRFLRSGITLFNYRRCFGFASEGAFWLIFTLPFLLIGLLSAFAWAANLTGANILGQVEEVMIENASRLLTPEAVEELLVPFIESVSGSRSGLTLIGLGSALYSGSRVFATLTQGARALRGMPLKGYLVNRGKAVLLYLIGLVMLVGVVMSTLLMPGLNTKLLTDSFGVQWLGFIGAVLGLSAVATVMLYLVNPKKRHLRNEIPGGLLAVVAWLIGSAGLQLYIAWIIGSGSLYGAISSLVAIFIWALIFTVAAFAGMTLNITIVYARRGVFLTRDLMVEADLDAYQILIDRAAADDARVSQLRAITEARTVAAKLANKAAGAAKQAQEAVAKAEASVQKAVAATAVAEDAAASIADGADEVEEAATTAATESAEAEHAAAAAVDAANEAESAHEDAKAAAAVADRQASSAVRQDNAEALEAIQEKTEEATAATGAASTRAIDAATAAEEAVERAAARVEKAQRARDKAVDLAKRVLAESEKSEEGAGDASPEDDGDPAMREEQPPSDSPSQPDTAASSAGRG from the coding sequence ATGAGCAGTGCTAGTGGATTCATGACGGGTTGGCGTCGGACTCGGGAGCGTGTCCGGCAATGGCCCCTATCTCGGTTCTTGCGTTCCGGCATAACACTGTTCAACTATCGGCGCTGCTTTGGTTTTGCCAGTGAGGGGGCCTTCTGGCTGATTTTCACGCTGCCCTTCCTCCTCATCGGCTTACTCTCCGCCTTCGCATGGGCCGCAAACCTGACGGGAGCCAACATCCTCGGCCAGGTGGAAGAGGTGATGATCGAGAACGCCTCCCGGCTACTGACTCCAGAGGCCGTCGAGGAACTCCTAGTCCCGTTTATCGAGAGCGTCTCGGGCTCTCGTAGCGGGCTCACCCTTATCGGTCTGGGTTCTGCCCTCTATAGCGGATCGCGAGTATTTGCCACGCTGACTCAAGGTGCGCGCGCACTGCGAGGTATGCCACTGAAGGGCTATCTGGTCAATCGAGGCAAAGCTGTCCTGCTGTACCTCATTGGATTGGTCATGCTCGTCGGCGTGGTGATGAGCACGCTGCTGATGCCGGGCCTCAATACCAAGTTGCTCACCGACAGTTTTGGCGTGCAGTGGTTGGGATTCATTGGCGCAGTTCTGGGACTGAGTGCAGTGGCGACGGTGATGCTGTACCTAGTCAATCCCAAGAAAAGGCATTTGCGTAACGAGATTCCTGGGGGCCTGCTTGCCGTCGTCGCATGGCTCATTGGCTCAGCCGGACTGCAGTTATACATTGCCTGGATTATTGGTAGCGGTTCCTTGTACGGAGCGATCTCATCCCTCGTGGCGATATTCATTTGGGCGCTGATTTTCACGGTCGCGGCATTTGCTGGGATGACCCTCAACATCACCATCGTGTACGCCCGTCGGGGAGTATTCCTCACCCGAGACTTGATGGTGGAAGCGGATCTAGACGCGTACCAGATTCTCATTGATCGGGCTGCGGCGGATGATGCCCGCGTCTCTCAGTTGCGGGCCATTACGGAAGCACGGACCGTAGCCGCCAAGTTGGCCAACAAGGCAGCAGGAGCCGCCAAACAGGCTCAGGAAGCAGTCGCGAAAGCCGAAGCTTCAGTGCAGAAGGCAGTCGCCGCAACCGCCGTTGCGGAAGACGCTGCGGCATCAATAGCAGACGGTGCTGATGAGGTCGAGGAGGCAGCCACCACAGCCGCCACCGAAAGTGCGGAGGCTGAACACGCGGCAGCGGCCGCAGTAGATGCAGCGAATGAAGCTGAAAGTGCGCACGAGGATGCCAAGGCTGCTGCGGCAGTGGCTGATCGGCAGGCAAGTTCCGCGGTTCGGCAAGATAATGCGGAGGCGTTGGAGGCCATCCAAGAGAAAACCGAGGAAGCCACTGCCGCTACCGGTGCGGCCTCCACACGTGCGATAGATGCTGCCACCGCAGCGGAGGAAGCTGTTGAGCGAGCAGCTGCACGAGTAGAGAAGGCCCAGCGGGCTAGGGACAAAGCAGTAGATCTCGCCAAGAGAGTCCTTGCTGAGAGTGAAAAGAGCGAGGAGGGGGCAGGCGACGCATCACCAGAAGATGATGGTGACCCCGCTATGCGTGAGGAGCAGCCACCCTCTGATTCCCCATCACAGCCGGATACAGCTGCATCCTCAGCTGGCAGAGGCTAG
- a CDS encoding TIGR03943 family protein, whose translation MKRDIQVFVLLLLGVVTLRITWSELFLNYVKEPMRPLLFAAGFLLTGLGIWCLAKVIRKPESVGGHSDHDHDHSQAPTVAWLLLLPVAAIFLIAPPPLGADAAARDSGTQGLAESQENGYPPLPTGQDPVPLNLDDYAARALFDEGRTLDDHVVRVQGFVTTGDSGEWYLTRFLASCCAADASAIKVRVEDAAAPPVEQWVEVTGTYLPSEGEGYGALAVIRAESVVTIDQPRDTYL comes from the coding sequence GTGAAGCGCGATATTCAAGTGTTCGTACTGCTGTTGCTAGGGGTAGTGACACTGCGCATCACCTGGTCAGAGCTGTTCTTGAACTACGTCAAAGAACCCATGCGCCCGCTGTTGTTCGCTGCTGGTTTCTTGTTGACCGGCTTGGGCATCTGGTGTCTGGCGAAGGTGATCCGTAAACCCGAGTCTGTTGGTGGTCATTCCGATCACGATCACGACCACAGCCAAGCGCCCACGGTGGCCTGGTTGTTGCTGTTGCCGGTCGCCGCGATCTTCCTCATTGCCCCACCACCATTGGGAGCAGATGCCGCGGCGCGGGACAGCGGTACCCAAGGGCTCGCCGAAAGTCAGGAGAATGGCTACCCACCCTTGCCGACTGGTCAAGACCCAGTGCCGCTGAATCTGGATGACTACGCTGCGCGCGCTTTGTTCGATGAGGGCCGCACCCTCGATGATCACGTGGTTCGGGTGCAAGGCTTCGTCACCACCGGGGACTCCGGCGAGTGGTACCTCACGCGCTTCCTGGCCTCCTGTTGTGCAGCAGATGCTTCCGCGATCAAGGTGCGCGTCGAGGACGCTGCCGCGCCGCCGGTGGAGCAGTGGGTGGAGGTCACCGGAACGTATCTGCCAAGCGAGGGTGAGGGCTACGGCGCACTGGCCGTTATCCGAGCGGAATCCGTGGTCACCATCGATCAGCCCCGCGACACCTATCTCTAG
- a CDS encoding permease: MPQRQESADSAADGSDPAPKPSNELPWGLVGFALVSVVLIVIQPWLVEALAIPRLETWTTILVSIVIQALPFLVLGVLLSAVIAAFVPASFFERALPKNPAAAVPAAGAAGVVLPGCECASVPVAGSLVRRGVAPAAALAFLLSAPAINPIVLVSTAVAFPGQPEVVGARFLASLTTALVVGWLWIRIGKSRNLLRTPRKFGEEGTPKWETFRLTAVYDIMHAGGFLVLGAMVAATVNVLVPEEWINAVAERPWLAVLLLAIFAVVVSICSEADAFVAASLTMFPMTARLAFMVVGPVVDIKLIAMQIGTFGRRFAAVFAPLTFVVAIASAVLMGWWLL; encoded by the coding sequence GTGCCGCAACGTCAAGAAAGCGCTGACAGCGCCGCAGACGGTTCCGACCCCGCCCCCAAGCCGTCAAACGAGCTGCCCTGGGGTCTGGTCGGGTTTGCTCTGGTGTCAGTGGTGCTGATCGTGATCCAACCGTGGCTGGTGGAGGCACTGGCCATCCCGCGATTGGAAACCTGGACCACGATCTTGGTTTCCATTGTGATCCAGGCACTGCCATTTCTGGTGCTGGGCGTGCTGCTATCCGCAGTGATCGCTGCCTTTGTTCCAGCCTCATTCTTCGAACGCGCGCTTCCCAAGAATCCGGCGGCGGCAGTTCCCGCGGCTGGCGCGGCCGGCGTGGTTTTGCCGGGATGCGAATGTGCCTCCGTCCCCGTCGCCGGCAGTCTGGTGCGGCGAGGTGTGGCACCGGCAGCCGCATTGGCCTTCCTGCTGTCTGCGCCCGCGATCAATCCCATTGTGTTGGTATCCACTGCGGTGGCTTTTCCCGGTCAGCCCGAGGTGGTAGGGGCTCGATTCCTGGCCTCACTTACGACTGCGTTGGTGGTCGGTTGGCTGTGGATTCGGATTGGCAAGAGCAGGAATCTGCTGCGCACCCCGCGAAAGTTTGGTGAGGAAGGCACTCCCAAGTGGGAGACCTTCCGGCTGACCGCGGTCTACGACATCATGCACGCTGGTGGCTTCCTGGTTTTGGGGGCGATGGTTGCCGCGACTGTCAATGTGCTTGTTCCGGAAGAGTGGATCAATGCCGTGGCGGAGCGGCCCTGGTTGGCTGTCTTATTGCTAGCCATCTTTGCGGTAGTGGTGAGCATCTGCTCGGAAGCAGATGCGTTCGTAGCGGCTTCGCTGACGATGTTTCCGATGACCGCTCGATTGGCGTTCATGGTTGTAGGGCCGGTCGTGGACATCAAGTTGATCGCTATGCAGATCGGTACCTTTGGCAGGAGATTCGCTGCAGTATTCGCGCCGCTGACGTTCGTCGTTGCCATTGCTAGTGCGGTGCTGATGGGGTGGTGGTTGCTGTGA
- a CDS encoding alpha/beta hydrolase, producing MWEVLLWLLTGLLVVLVVVFIWLQVWGLVMRRAGMRDVDPAELQAAGAQSVTLPDGRLVAYLRYGSTNAESPVVINLHGSGLEAGFEESVHAQACEELGVRGIAISLPGCGFTDDQPGRVVKDWPHEDLAAVLAAENIDRFHVTGHSQGTPHAMAVAVAYPDRCIGLGLNAPLLPAALVAELQLGDTIGTGKTPSSRSLGRFWMAWYFGVMRLLLKTLPPAIIASGITKGLPKVKEDTELLDRFHASMQRSVIRGTAGGTWETAQDTCFDWGIDIQALEHPNACVWHADDDTAIPAFQGKWLAEHLNADYRHDAEGYGHMTYARGVYRTASGSMVAQLLAGSKG from the coding sequence GTGTGGGAAGTGTTGTTGTGGCTGCTGACCGGGCTGCTCGTTGTCCTGGTGGTTGTTTTTATCTGGTTGCAGGTCTGGGGGCTGGTGATGCGCAGGGCGGGGATGCGAGACGTGGACCCAGCTGAGTTGCAGGCCGCCGGTGCGCAGTCGGTGACTCTGCCGGATGGCAGGCTCGTGGCCTATCTGCGCTATGGCAGTACGAACGCCGAGAGCCCAGTGGTCATTAACCTCCATGGTTCCGGGCTTGAGGCCGGCTTCGAAGAGAGCGTGCATGCCCAAGCTTGTGAGGAATTGGGGGTGCGTGGCATCGCTATTAGCCTGCCCGGCTGTGGCTTCACCGATGACCAACCAGGCCGCGTGGTCAAGGATTGGCCGCACGAGGACCTCGCGGCCGTGTTGGCCGCCGAGAATATTGACAGGTTTCATGTGACTGGTCACTCCCAAGGCACGCCACATGCGATGGCAGTCGCCGTGGCTTATCCGGACAGATGCATCGGACTAGGGCTCAATGCGCCGCTGCTTCCGGCCGCCCTCGTGGCGGAACTACAACTAGGGGACACCATCGGCACTGGCAAAACCCCGAGCTCGCGATCACTCGGCCGATTCTGGATGGCGTGGTACTTCGGCGTCATGCGTCTGCTGCTGAAAACGCTGCCACCGGCGATCATTGCCAGCGGCATCACCAAGGGCCTACCCAAGGTCAAGGAAGACACCGAGTTGTTGGATCGGTTTCACGCGTCAATGCAGCGTTCAGTGATCCGCGGGACAGCCGGAGGTACATGGGAGACGGCGCAGGACACCTGCTTTGACTGGGGGATTGATATCCAGGCTCTGGAACATCCCAATGCCTGTGTCTGGCACGCCGATGACGACACCGCTATCCCCGCTTTTCAGGGGAAATGGTTGGCGGAGCACCTGAATGCTGACTACCGACATGATGCGGAGGGCTACGGCCACATGACCTATGCCCGCGGGGTCTACCGCACGGCATCGGGGTCGATGGTCGCCCAGTTGCTGGCCGGATCTAAGGGATAG
- a CDS encoding cation diffusion facilitator family transporter, with protein sequence MSAEGGIKAVFAALAANVGIAISKFAAFVFTGSSSMLSEAIHSLADSGNQLLLLFGNKRARQKRDRTHQFGYGRLRYVYGFVVAIVLFLVGGIFSLYEGFHKFHYPEPLEDAWVAFVVLLIAMALEGLSLRTALGESRKIRGRRGLFRFVHDTRQPELPVVMLEDMGALVGLCFALLGVSMATITGNGVWDGLGAMSVGVLLVIIAMFLAMEMASMLVGESALPEEQRAIAKVLDEADGVVGMVHLRTLHLGPDEILVVAKIGVDRDQTGSQIAAAIDAAEVRLREAVPGKKLVIYLEPDIIRPDETHVQES encoded by the coding sequence ATGAGCGCTGAGGGTGGCATCAAAGCTGTATTTGCAGCACTTGCCGCAAATGTTGGTATCGCGATCTCTAAGTTCGCGGCTTTTGTGTTCACTGGATCCTCGTCGATGCTGTCCGAAGCGATCCACTCCTTGGCTGATTCAGGAAACCAGCTGCTGCTGCTCTTTGGTAACAAGCGTGCCCGCCAGAAGCGAGATAGAACCCATCAGTTCGGATACGGCCGGCTTCGTTACGTCTACGGATTCGTTGTAGCGATAGTGCTTTTCCTTGTGGGTGGGATCTTTTCGCTCTACGAGGGCTTCCATAAGTTCCACTATCCCGAGCCATTGGAGGATGCTTGGGTTGCTTTTGTTGTTCTCCTCATCGCCATGGCGTTAGAAGGGCTGTCATTGCGAACCGCGCTTGGTGAGTCTCGAAAGATTCGTGGACGACGAGGACTGTTCCGTTTCGTGCACGACACCCGGCAACCGGAATTACCAGTGGTGATGCTGGAGGATATGGGAGCCCTAGTCGGCTTGTGCTTCGCGCTGCTCGGGGTCAGCATGGCAACCATCACCGGCAACGGCGTCTGGGATGGTCTCGGTGCAATGTCAGTCGGTGTGCTCTTAGTCATCATCGCGATGTTCCTGGCCATGGAAATGGCGTCGATGCTGGTGGGTGAAAGTGCCCTTCCGGAGGAACAGCGCGCGATAGCGAAAGTGTTGGATGAAGCCGATGGCGTTGTAGGAATGGTTCATCTGCGGACCCTGCACTTGGGGCCAGACGAGATCTTGGTCGTGGCCAAGATTGGCGTAGATCGTGACCAAACGGGATCCCAGATTGCAGCAGCTATCGATGCGGCAGAAGTCAGATTGCGGGAGGCCGTCCCCGGCAAGAAACTCGTGATCTACCTCGAACCCGACATCATCAGGCCCGACGAAACTCACGTTCAAGAATCATAA
- a CDS encoding anthranilate synthase component I family protein gives MTARGLVRKSRSLADLDSGGRWAVSVGFEGDAVLAQFEHWSQDLPQRAEISAFQPPTGQWRDSLPQESFEVAVRQVRELIAAGDVYQVNVCRLLSADVAVDYDPAALWQRIAGEHPAPYGGFLRLPEVSVVSASPELFLSRDGDRVRSGPIKGTAASRDEFSAKDRAENIMIVDLVRNDLGRVSQPGSVTVPGLMTVEEHPGLFHLVSYVSADLVPGTSWTQLFAALFPPGSVTGAPKLAALDVIADLEPEPRGPYCGAFGWVDADRGTAELAVAIRTFWIRDGVIRFGTGAGITWGSDPEAEWRETQLKAQRLMALANGAG, from the coding sequence ATGACCGCGAGGGGCTTGGTGCGCAAAAGCCGCAGCCTGGCTGACCTCGATTCTGGTGGTCGATGGGCCGTTTCCGTCGGATTCGAGGGCGATGCAGTACTCGCTCAGTTCGAGCATTGGTCACAAGATCTACCCCAACGGGCAGAGATCAGTGCCTTCCAGCCGCCCACCGGCCAATGGCGCGACAGTTTGCCCCAGGAATCCTTCGAAGTAGCCGTCCGGCAAGTCCGGGAGTTGATCGCGGCTGGCGATGTTTACCAAGTGAATGTCTGTCGGCTACTTAGCGCAGACGTCGCAGTCGACTACGACCCAGCCGCGCTGTGGCAGCGGATCGCGGGGGAGCATCCGGCTCCCTATGGCGGTTTTCTGCGGCTGCCCGAGGTATCGGTAGTGTCCGCATCGCCGGAGCTCTTCCTCAGCCGTGATGGTGACCGAGTGCGCTCGGGTCCGATCAAGGGAACGGCCGCGAGTCGGGACGAATTTTCAGCCAAAGATCGGGCTGAAAACATCATGATTGTCGATCTGGTGCGCAATGACTTGGGGCGAGTGAGTCAGCCGGGGTCGGTGACGGTGCCGGGGCTAATGACAGTTGAAGAGCATCCGGGACTCTTCCACTTGGTGTCCTACGTGTCCGCAGACCTAGTGCCAGGGACTAGTTGGACGCAATTGTTTGCGGCACTGTTCCCGCCGGGATCCGTAACGGGTGCCCCCAAATTGGCGGCGCTGGATGTGATCGCTGACTTGGAACCTGAGCCGCGCGGACCCTATTGCGGAGCCTTCGGTTGGGTGGACGCAGACCGGGGGACTGCCGAACTGGCCGTTGCGATCCGCACGTTCTGGATTCGCGACGGCGTGATTCGATTTGGCACCGGCGCGGGAATCACTTGGGGGAGTGATCCGGAGGCAGAATGGCGCGAGACACAACTGAAGGCCCAGCGACTGATGGCACTCGCTAACGGTGCGGGCTGA